In one window of Henckelia pumila isolate YLH828 chromosome 1, ASM3356847v2, whole genome shotgun sequence DNA:
- the LOC140875470 gene encoding F-box protein At3g12350-like, with protein MESSILPLPFSDFPEDVQLCIISFLRRSELEAFAATSKKYFHLCNNDERLWFLKCSRRWGSRTQIHNWGGGKISYRNLFRLLNQYESLIGIWSYDYICVGYSKLVLFEWGPFYITGNRVFPSQNRGYNVIKKPFLWITLTSDGQTLNYLDRNETLPLTDKDLFREDSEKLRGGELILVDIDLSEDRCLWLRENRLFSEFRKLLHAGNGLEDQYEIVYKSPPDGLMAQMKKILASKAINVPDIRLSKKERRTERRREREKQRRVGRWRSQRFQKITDHSPTPSRPLQGLWKGIGHDRMLNLYLVSYGECSDNIYGEVVGNSSRFLISHDAVFTARTTAFTESPMSSEEEHTYNTRAHLRPIAKSNQAELEYLDVLRMFYAISPMFSYHGFDDGRVWLYADGTFGFGFSGDNYIVDLKPLLKNGHLLDATAMSL; from the exons ATGGAGTCATCAATTCTTCCATTGCCATTCAGCGATTTCCCGGAGGACGTGCAGCTTTGCATCATCTCATTCCTCCGCCGGTCTGAGCTTGAGGCGTTCGCCGCCACCTCCAAGAAATATTTCCATCTCTGCAACAACGACGAGCGGCTTTGGTTTCTCAAGTGCAGCCGCCGCTGGGGCTCCCGAACCCAAATCCACAACTGGGGTGGCGGCAAAATCTCTTACAGAAACCTCTTCCGCTTGCTGAACCAATACGAAAGCCTGATCGGAATCTGGAGCTACGACTACATCTGCGTTGGATACTCTAAACTCGTGCTCTTCGAATGGGGTCCTTTTTACATAACCGGGAACAGGGTTTTTCCGTCTCAAAACAGGGGATATAATGTGATAAAGAAACCTTTTCTTTGGATCACGCTTACCTCCGATGGGCAGACGTTGAATTATCTAGACAGGAATGAAACACTTCCCTTAACAGACAAGGATCTGTTCCGTGAAGATTCGGAGAAACTGCGGGGTGGGGAGTTGATTCTAGTGGACATCGATTTGTCGGAGGATCGTTGCTTGTGGTTGCGGGAGAATCGCCTGTTTTCGGAGTTCAGGAAGCTATTGCACGCTGGGAATGGACTTGAAGATCAGTATGAGATTGTTTACAAGTCCCCGCCGGATGGATTGATGGCACAGATGAAGAAGATACTGGCAAGCAAGGCGATTAATGTTCCGGATATCCGGCTTTCGAAGAAGGAGAGGAGGACGGAAAGGCGAAGGGAGAGGGAGAAGCAGCGGCGCGTTGGCAGATGGCGTTCCCAGCGTTTTCAGAAAATAACGGATCACTCTCCCACTCCGTCTAGGCCGCTGCAAGGCCTGTGGAAG GGTATCGGCCACGACAGAATGTTGAATTTGTATCTAGTGTCCTACGGCGAATGTTCGGACAATATTTATGGCGAAGTCGTGGGGAACAGCTCCAGATTTCTTATTTCTCATGACGCGGTGTTTACTGCTCGAACCACGGCTTTCACTGAATCTCCCATGTCCTCTGAAGAGGAACATACTTACAACACTCGCGCGCATCTCCGTCCCATTGCTAAATCTAACCAAGCCGAACTAGAATATTTAGATGTGTTGCGCATGTTCTACGCCATTTCGCCTATGTTCTCGTATCATGGATTCGACGACGGGAGAGTGTGGCTCTATGCAGACGGGACGTTTGGGTTCGGGTTTTCTGGAGATAATTACATTGTTGATCTCAAACCTCTGCTGAAGAATGGCCATCTTCTTGATGCTACAGCTATGTCTTTGTAA